The Fodinibius salicampi DNA segment CCAAACACTCGCTTCCGATACCCGCTGGAGAACAATTTTCATATTCAATCATGTTTATAACTATGTGGAAAAGTATGTGCATAACTTCTTCTCAAAATAAAACAATTAAAACCAATAAAAATTCTCCACATCCATTAACATTCAATATTCATTATCCACAAGTTATACAGTTAAAAAGTACTGTATAAAACATTTTTTTCTTGACATTCAAATCGTTGTGGATTGTGGATAACCAGATTTTAATCCCGCTAAGTCCTTGTTTTTTATGGGCTAATTATCCACAAAATTATCCACAATTGATAATAGCCTCGTAAATTAATGTGTACCAAAAAGTTTTCCACTTTTCCACAGCACCTACTATGTACTACAAATATTTATTATCTAATACTATTAATGTTTTCCGGTGGATAATGTGGAGAAATATTTCTTAAAAAGGAGATCCAAGTTGGCTATATTCATATCAGTTAAATCAAAACCACTTAGTCTTCTCAAGTAAATAAATGGATAAAAGCAGGTATCCTATCGGGTCGTACCAGGCAAAGAAAACCATCAGTACGCGAGATGTCGCAAAGTGGATTGATGATATTCAGGAGCTCCCTGTAAAATTACGATCAGAAGTTTCGTATCTTACCGATGAGCAGCTCGATACGGCCTATCGAGAAGACGGATGGACCGTACGACAGCTGGTACATCACATAGCCGACAGTCATATTAACTCCTATACCCGGTTCAAATTGGCACTGACGGAAGATCGTCCTTCGATTAAACCCTATTTGCAGGATGAATGGGCTAATTTACCGGATACTTCGATGCCGGTAGCTGTTTCCCTTCAGCTGATTGAGTCATTGCATAAACGTTGGGTCGTATTATTAAAATCACTGGATGAAGATCAACTTAACCGTGAACTTATTCACCCGGAGTCGGGGACGTTGGTCTTAAAAAGCATGATTGGTCAATATGCCTGGCACGGCAAACACCATTTGGCTCACATCGTTAATCTCAAAGAGAAAAAAGACTGGAACTGATGTCTAAAAAGAAATTTACCTACAAAGACGCCGGCGTTGATATTGAAGCCGGGGAAGAAATGGTCGAATCAATCAAAGGAATGGTCAAAGAAACCCACAGCAATGCTGTATTGAGCAATATTGGTGGATTTGGTGGATTCTTTCGACCCGACTTGCAAGACTATGAGGATCCTGTTTTTGTAAGCAGTGTAGATGGGGTGGGCACCAAGCTTATTGTCGCTTTTAAAACTGAAAAGTACCATACCGTAGGTCAGGATCTTGTAAATCATTGCATAAATGATATAGCTGTCTGTGGTGCTGATCCCCTATTCTTTCTGGACTATTTTTCGACCGGAAAGCTAAAGCAGGAAGTCGGTTACCAGGTAGTAAAAGGCTTTTCTGTCGCCTGTAAAGAAAATGGAGTGGCCCTTATTGGCGGGGAAACGGCCGAAATGCCCGATATCTACAGCGAAGGAGAATTTGATCTGGCCGGTACCATTGTGGGAATGGTTGATCGGGAGAAAATAATTGACGGAAAGCAGATAGAATCAGGTAATGTACTGTTGGGTTTTCCCAGTACGGGTCTGCATACCAACGGTTACTCCCTGGCTCGAAAGGTACTCTTCTCAGAATATGATGTAAGCAATCACGTAGATGAACTGGGGGCCACAGTCGGGGAGGCAATGCTGGCAGTTCACAAATCCTATCTGCCTGTTATAAGATCACTAAGGA contains these protein-coding regions:
- a CDS encoding YfiT family bacillithiol transferase; its protein translation is MDKSRYPIGSYQAKKTISTRDVAKWIDDIQELPVKLRSEVSYLTDEQLDTAYREDGWTVRQLVHHIADSHINSYTRFKLALTEDRPSIKPYLQDEWANLPDTSMPVAVSLQLIESLHKRWVVLLKSLDEDQLNRELIHPESGTLVLKSMIGQYAWHGKHHLAHIVNLKEKKDWN
- the purM gene encoding phosphoribosylformylglycinamidine cyclo-ligase, with the translated sequence MSKKKFTYKDAGVDIEAGEEMVESIKGMVKETHSNAVLSNIGGFGGFFRPDLQDYEDPVFVSSVDGVGTKLIVAFKTEKYHTVGQDLVNHCINDIAVCGADPLFFLDYFSTGKLKQEVGYQVVKGFSVACKENGVALIGGETAEMPDIYSEGEFDLAGTIVGMVDREKIIDGKQIESGNVLLGFPSTGLHTNGYSLARKVLFSEYDVSNHVDELGATVGEAMLAVHKSYLPVIRSLRNENGVNGFSHITGGGIMGNTKRIVPDKLTIQLDWKGWERPPIFKLIKDLGNVPEDDMRATFNLGIGLIAVVDEKSVEKVKEIASEMDEEVIEIGKIA